The following proteins come from a genomic window of Frondihabitans peucedani:
- a CDS encoding type 1 glutamine amidotransferase domain-containing protein, whose translation MATDLTGRRILAIVTNYGVEQDELVVPVQHLRDAGAHVDVAAVSTDPVQTLVGDKDPGSQVTPDLTLDDVDPTGYGMLLIPGGTINADTLRTNETAIGIVTRFVDAKTTVAAICHGPWALVEADAVRGKTLTSFASLQTDVRNAGGTWVDRSVATDDADSWTLITSRTPDDLPDFLAQIDKALESVQLPESAGR comes from the coding sequence ACGGCGTCGAGCAGGACGAGCTCGTCGTGCCCGTGCAGCACCTCCGAGACGCCGGCGCCCACGTCGACGTCGCGGCGGTGTCGACCGACCCCGTACAGACGCTCGTGGGCGACAAAGACCCGGGCTCGCAGGTGACGCCCGACCTCACGCTCGACGACGTCGACCCGACGGGCTACGGGATGCTGCTCATCCCGGGCGGCACCATCAACGCCGACACCCTCCGGACGAACGAGACGGCCATCGGGATCGTCACGCGCTTCGTCGACGCCAAGACGACCGTCGCCGCCATCTGCCACGGCCCGTGGGCGCTCGTCGAGGCCGACGCCGTCCGCGGCAAGACGCTGACGTCGTTCGCGTCGCTGCAGACCGACGTCCGGAACGCCGGCGGAACCTGGGTCGACCGCTCGGTCGCCACCGACGACGCCGACTCGTGGACGCTCATCACCTCGAGGACGCCCGACGACCTGCCCGACTTCCTCGCGCAAATCGACAAGGCCCTGGAGTCGGTGCAGCTGCCGGAGTCGGCCGGACGCTAG
- a CDS encoding VOC family protein, translating into MTDATPTRPAIRFDLVVLDAPDIRALADFYSALLGWRIADESDDWITLRDPATPGGAGIAFQYAADFVPPTWPDETVPQQLHLDLDVPDLDEAERFALSIGARPTGLPDEPDSTFRVYLDPAGHPFCLCLEEA; encoded by the coding sequence ATGACCGATGCGACCCCGACCCGCCCCGCGATCCGCTTCGACCTCGTCGTGCTCGACGCCCCCGACATCCGCGCCCTGGCCGACTTCTACTCGGCGCTGCTCGGCTGGCGGATCGCCGACGAGAGCGACGACTGGATCACGCTGCGCGATCCTGCGACCCCGGGCGGCGCCGGGATCGCGTTCCAGTACGCCGCCGACTTCGTGCCGCCGACCTGGCCCGACGAGACCGTGCCGCAGCAGCTGCACCTCGACCTCGACGTGCCCGACCTCGACGAGGCGGAGCGTTTCGCCCTGTCGATCGGCGCGCGCCCGACCGGGCTGCCCGACGAGCCGGACTCCACGTTCCGGGTCTACCTCGACCCCGCGGGCCACCCGTTCTGCCTCTGTCTCGAAGAAGCGTGA
- a CDS encoding glycerophosphodiester phosphodiesterase: MPRPADRPAADVGPGGRAPRRGPSRRAVLIGAGAAAVVAGVGVPTAVALRPRRPGRLVSALLDAKRFTIAHHGGSGDWPEESLYAYAHAAASGVDALEVSLARSSDGVWFGLHDATLDRTSGTSGYTASEHTWDEIRAHRISPTGSQDPAQPSRPYARFDDILDAYGETHALFVDPKVAGAEHYDELFALVAEHVSNPTETMVAKGYCTSTRWADAASGRGHQTWGFYYANEIAAKPDLLTSTQDRWSTLGLDYDGAPAQWRTVTSIGKPVVGHVIPTAAAARTALDLGAQGLMISGVTATMGHLPAD, encoded by the coding sequence ATGCCCCGACCCGCCGACCGTCCTGCCGCTGACGTCGGCCCGGGTGGCCGAGCGCCTCGGCGGGGCCCCTCGCGTCGCGCCGTCCTGATCGGCGCCGGAGCCGCCGCGGTCGTCGCCGGCGTGGGAGTGCCCACCGCGGTGGCCCTCCGTCCTCGTCGGCCGGGCCGCCTGGTCTCGGCGCTCCTCGACGCGAAGCGCTTCACGATCGCCCACCACGGCGGTTCCGGCGACTGGCCCGAGGAGTCGCTCTACGCCTACGCGCACGCCGCCGCCTCAGGAGTCGACGCCCTCGAGGTGTCGCTCGCCCGGTCGTCCGACGGCGTCTGGTTCGGGCTGCACGACGCGACGCTCGACCGCACCTCGGGCACGAGCGGCTACACGGCCTCGGAGCACACCTGGGATGAGATCCGAGCGCACCGGATCTCGCCGACCGGGTCGCAGGATCCTGCGCAGCCGTCCCGGCCGTACGCCCGCTTCGACGACATCCTCGACGCCTACGGCGAGACGCACGCGCTCTTCGTCGACCCGAAGGTCGCCGGGGCGGAGCACTACGACGAGCTGTTCGCGCTGGTGGCCGAGCACGTCTCGAACCCGACCGAGACGATGGTCGCCAAGGGGTACTGCACGAGCACCCGCTGGGCCGACGCCGCCTCGGGCCGCGGGCACCAGACGTGGGGCTTCTACTACGCGAACGAGATCGCCGCGAAGCCCGACCTGCTGACGTCGACGCAGGATCGCTGGAGCACCCTCGGTCTCGACTACGACGGCGCTCCGGCCCAGTGGCGGACGGTCACGTCGATCGGCAAGCCGGTCGTCGGGCACGTGATCCCGACGGCTGCGGCTGCCCGGACCGCGCTCGACCTCGGCGCCCAGGGGCTGATGATCTCGGGCGTCACCGCCACGATGGGGCACCTGCCTGCGGACTGA
- a CDS encoding CshA/CshB family fibrillar adhesin-related protein, producing the protein MQSTTARPSRAGSRPRVRRLAALAASALLACGLALAAGAPASAATPVAAPAATPGSTTAASSGTALASSCDVAASSTSTAASDLCWLDLSGYSAPAATSTAGQRFSVVVDGGYRLSFTLRASGGAVHPTALGAYVNAYLGTRGILTGVTGRPVLSQVDQTTTTTLALSDIRVVDSNDQPAAAFTLVGADAESTDAGESITWRSDVPLESTKYVPLADACQGSLTGFASKTVVCAGAGEIGEHRDGTAMVAAPDATSFSQTLVGGGEEGVAFAVALPSLTPAAATVSSPSTTAHAPSAPASSGDSVTWLGGSAALRTPSLIGAALLLAAAVLVLVARRRRIRP; encoded by the coding sequence ATGCAGAGCACCACCGCTCGCCCCTCGCGCGCAGGATCCCGCCCCCGCGTCCGGCGACTCGCCGCCCTCGCGGCCTCGGCCCTGCTCGCCTGCGGCCTCGCGCTGGCCGCGGGTGCGCCCGCCTCGGCTGCGACGCCCGTCGCCGCGCCGGCTGCGACGCCCGGCTCGACGACGGCGGCGTCGTCCGGCACCGCCCTGGCGTCCTCCTGCGATGTCGCCGCGTCGTCGACCAGCACCGCCGCAAGCGACCTCTGCTGGCTCGACCTGAGCGGCTACTCGGCCCCGGCCGCGACCTCTACGGCCGGTCAGCGCTTCTCGGTCGTGGTCGACGGCGGCTACCGCCTCTCCTTCACGCTCCGGGCGAGCGGCGGGGCCGTGCACCCGACCGCGCTCGGTGCGTACGTCAACGCCTACCTCGGGACCCGTGGCATCCTGACCGGTGTCACCGGGCGCCCCGTGCTCTCGCAGGTCGACCAGACCACCACCACGACGCTCGCGCTGTCGGACATCCGGGTCGTCGACTCGAACGACCAGCCCGCCGCCGCCTTCACGCTCGTGGGCGCCGACGCCGAGTCGACCGACGCGGGCGAGTCGATCACCTGGCGCTCCGACGTCCCGCTCGAGTCGACGAAGTACGTCCCCCTCGCCGACGCCTGCCAGGGGTCCTTGACCGGATTCGCGTCGAAGACGGTCGTCTGCGCCGGAGCGGGAGAGATCGGTGAGCACCGCGACGGCACGGCCATGGTCGCGGCTCCCGACGCGACCTCGTTCTCCCAGACCCTCGTCGGCGGCGGCGAGGAGGGAGTCGCCTTCGCGGTCGCCCTCCCGTCGCTCACGCCGGCGGCCGCCACCGTGAGCAGCCCGTCGACGACGGCGCACGCACCGTCCGCCCCCGCCTCCTCCGGAGACAGCGTCACCTGGCTCGGCGGCTCGGCGGCCCTCCGCACGCCCTCCCTCATCGGGGCGGCGCTGCTGCTCGCGGCCGCCGTTCTGGTGCTCGTCGCCCGGCGGCGCCGGATCCGCCCCTAG
- the pgi gene encoding glucose-6-phosphate isomerase produces MTENAPVDPTSTEAWKQLAGIADGFTPDLRGWFDEDASRAEKYTFQAADLTVDLSKGLLTDEILGHLLELAKSVDVAGRYQAMISGEHINVTEDRAVLHTALRRPRDTTGLVPAAPFTVDGENVDDAVHATLDKVYAFAEKVRSGEWTGVTGKRIETVVNIGIGGSDLGPVMVYEALKPYVQAGLEARFVSNIDPSDVYEKTADLDPETTLFIVASKTFGTLETLTNARLAREWLWKQLAAAGALDDTDEARKSAVAKHFVAVSTALDKVAAFGIDPENAFGFWDWVGGRYSVDSAIGTSVVIAIGPDNWREFLAGFHAVDEHMRTTPLEQNVPVLMGLLNVWYSNFLGAQSHAVLPYAQYLHRFPAYLQQLTMESNGKSVRWDGSPATTDTGEIFWGEPGTNGQHAFYQLIHQGTRLIPADFITVANPAHPLKDETGDGSTVEAGQDVHNLFLANFFAQTKALAFGKTADEVRAEGTKESVVPAREFSGNRPTASILAPALTPSVVGQLIALYEHIVFTEGTIWGIDSFDQWGVELGKQLALQIAPAVDGDEAALESQDSSTKSLIAKYLELRD; encoded by the coding sequence TCGACCTGTCCAAGGGGCTCCTGACCGACGAGATCCTCGGCCACCTGCTCGAGCTGGCGAAGAGCGTCGACGTCGCCGGCCGCTACCAGGCGATGATCTCCGGCGAGCACATCAACGTGACCGAAGACCGCGCCGTGCTCCACACCGCGCTCCGTCGCCCGAGAGACACCACGGGCCTGGTCCCGGCGGCACCGTTCACCGTCGACGGCGAGAACGTCGACGACGCCGTGCACGCCACCCTCGACAAGGTCTACGCCTTCGCCGAGAAGGTCCGCTCCGGCGAGTGGACCGGCGTCACCGGCAAGCGCATCGAGACCGTCGTCAACATCGGCATCGGCGGCTCCGACCTCGGGCCCGTCATGGTCTATGAGGCTCTGAAGCCCTACGTGCAGGCCGGCCTCGAGGCCCGCTTCGTGTCGAACATCGACCCGTCCGACGTCTACGAGAAGACGGCCGACCTCGATCCTGAGACGACGCTCTTCATCGTCGCCTCGAAGACCTTCGGCACACTCGAGACCCTGACCAACGCCCGCCTCGCCCGCGAGTGGCTCTGGAAGCAGCTCGCCGCCGCCGGCGCTCTCGACGACACCGACGAGGCCCGCAAGAGCGCCGTCGCCAAGCACTTCGTCGCCGTCTCGACCGCCCTCGACAAGGTCGCGGCCTTCGGCATCGACCCCGAGAACGCGTTCGGCTTCTGGGACTGGGTGGGAGGCCGCTACTCGGTCGACTCCGCCATCGGCACCTCGGTCGTCATCGCGATCGGCCCCGACAACTGGCGCGAGTTCCTCGCCGGGTTCCACGCCGTCGACGAGCACATGCGCACGACGCCGCTCGAGCAGAACGTGCCCGTGCTCATGGGCCTGCTCAACGTCTGGTACTCGAACTTCCTCGGGGCGCAGAGCCACGCGGTCCTGCCGTACGCGCAGTACCTCCACCGCTTCCCGGCGTACCTCCAGCAGCTCACCATGGAGTCGAACGGCAAGAGCGTCCGCTGGGACGGCTCGCCCGCGACGACCGACACCGGCGAGATCTTCTGGGGCGAGCCCGGCACCAACGGCCAGCACGCGTTCTACCAGCTGATCCACCAGGGCACCCGCCTCATCCCCGCCGACTTCATCACCGTCGCGAACCCCGCTCACCCCCTGAAGGACGAGACCGGCGACGGCTCGACCGTCGAGGCCGGGCAAGACGTCCACAACCTGTTCCTGGCGAACTTCTTCGCGCAGACCAAGGCGCTCGCCTTCGGCAAGACCGCCGACGAGGTCCGCGCCGAGGGCACGAAGGAGTCCGTCGTCCCGGCCCGCGAGTTCAGCGGCAACCGGCCGACCGCGTCGATCCTGGCCCCCGCTCTCACGCCGAGCGTCGTCGGCCAGCTGATCGCGCTCTACGAGCACATCGTCTTCACCGAGGGCACCATCTGGGGCATCGACTCGTTCGACCAGTGGGGCGTCGAGCTCGGCAAGCAGCTGGCGCTCCAGATCGCCCCGGCCGTCGACGGCGACGAGGCGGCGCTCGAGTCGCAGGACTCCTCGACGAAGTCGCTCATCGCGAAGTACCTCGAGCTGCGCGACTGA